The following proteins come from a genomic window of Nitrosopumilaceae archaeon AB1(1):
- a CDS encoding dihydroorotate dehydrogenase, whose translation MNIDLHTQIGNTTLKTPTMLASGILGISLDVFSRLYDEGAGALVTKSLSVEPWDGYLNPTVVPLKNHGWLNAVGLSNPGAEYFANMLSDNVTIPIIPSLVGSVSSDFTFMIDKFKNCNITAYELNLSCPHVAKVGLDVGDDPDLVSEIIKTIKQHTSIPVFAKIGLGTRNYLDTVKQTCDAGVDAITAINTIRSMVIDIDTQKPILSNKFGGLSGPPIKPIAIRCVYEITKRFNIPVIGCGGVTMWDDAIEFILAGASAVQIGSALAGPDWTGVFSSVNEGISQYMEQKGHGAVKEMVGLGH comes from the coding sequence TTGAATATTGATCTTCATACACAGATAGGTAATACGACACTAAAGACACCCACAATGCTTGCCTCTGGAATTTTAGGGATATCCCTTGATGTATTTTCTCGGTTGTATGATGAAGGCGCCGGAGCACTAGTTACAAAATCACTCAGTGTAGAGCCCTGGGATGGCTATCTCAATCCAACTGTTGTGCCATTAAAAAACCATGGTTGGCTAAATGCTGTTGGCCTATCTAATCCAGGAGCTGAATATTTTGCTAATATGTTATCGGATAATGTTACCATACCAATAATACCAAGTTTGGTGGGATCTGTTTCTTCAGATTTTACATTTATGATTGATAAATTTAAAAATTGTAACATTACTGCATATGAATTAAATCTATCCTGTCCTCATGTTGCAAAAGTTGGATTAGATGTTGGTGATGATCCTGATCTGGTATCTGAAATAATAAAAACAATCAAACAACATACTAGCATACCTGTATTTGCTAAAATTGGACTTGGCACTAGAAATTATTTAGATACTGTGAAGCAGACTTGTGATGCAGGTGTTGATGCTATAACTGCAATCAACACCATTCGTTCCATGGTAATAGACATTGACACACAAAAACCAATTTTATCCAATAAATTTGGTGGATTATCTGGACCTCCAATCAAACCAATAGCAATTCGATGTGTTTATGAAATTACTAAACGATTTAACATTCCTGTTATTGGTTGTGGTGGTGTGACTATGTGGGATGATGCAATTGAGTTTATTCTAGCAGGAGCATCTGCAGTTCAGATTGGTAGTGCACTGGCAGGTCCTGACTGGACAGGCGTGTTTAGTAGTGTGAATGAAGGAATTTCTCAATATATGGAGCAAAAAGGACATGGTGCAGTAAAAGAGATGGTGGGCCTTGGTCACTAA
- a CDS encoding RlmE family RNA methyltransferase, with protein sequence MKLLDARRDYYRRLAREQGYRSRSAFKLKELNKSYRLIGPGFSVLDLGCAPGGWLQVASQLSGNRGMVMGVDMDYVEELPNVSIIRRNISDVENIVDDVLEYFGKRINTVICDMSPQVTGRWSVDHAVQIGSNYDCVQVMDKVLTNKGNALFKVFDGEYTLEFRDFVKKKFSKVILTKPKASRKASSELYFVCLGYTS encoded by the coding sequence ATGAAACTGCTTGATGCTAGACGTGATTATTATCGACGTCTTGCACGTGAACAAGGATATCGTAGTAGATCTGCCTTTAAACTAAAGGAACTGAACAAGTCTTATCGTCTTATTGGTCCGGGATTTAGTGTTCTTGATCTTGGCTGTGCTCCTGGTGGTTGGTTGCAGGTTGCATCTCAACTATCTGGGAACCGTGGTATGGTCATGGGTGTTGATATGGATTATGTAGAGGAACTTCCAAATGTATCTATTATTCGCCGTAACATTTCTGATGTTGAAAATATTGTAGATGACGTTCTGGAGTACTTTGGAAAACGTATCAATACTGTAATTTGTGACATGTCTCCTCAGGTTACTGGTAGATGGTCTGTAGATCATGCTGTACAAATCGGATCAAATTACGATTGTGTGCAAGTAATGGACAAAGTTCTTACAAACAAGGGAAATGCATTATTCAAAGTGTTTGATGGAGAATATACGTTAGAATTTAGAGATTTTGTAAAGAAAAAATTCAGCAAAGTGATACTAACAAAACCCAAAGCAAGTCGTAAGGCTAGTAGCGAACTATACTTTGTATGTCTAGGCTATACGTCATGA
- a CDS encoding dihydroorotate dehydrogenase electron transfer subunit — MVTNLHTICKVEQIIDESPTVRTLLFSNDVLQNCKPGQFSMVWIPGVAELPMSIMIRPDDKPGFAFTIRKRGVSSTALYGIQIGSKIGVRGPFGNSFDLKNGNLLLIGGGTGLVPLLRLAKSTTTNDHVTLIIGSKSKDEVLFENFANKLLENQPHDVIVTTEDNDYGHKGFPTDVMTQLYNDDKEFDAVYTCGPELLMSKVVDESNSRGFFVQASIERMMKCGIGMCGSCCFGNLISCRDGTVFDGPTLASNPEFGKSYRNKSGSLEQY; from the coding sequence TTGGTCACTAATTTGCATACAATTTGTAAAGTTGAACAAATTATTGATGAATCTCCCACTGTTCGTACTCTGTTATTTTCTAATGATGTGCTTCAAAATTGTAAACCTGGACAATTTTCTATGGTCTGGATACCGGGTGTTGCAGAACTTCCAATGAGCATTATGATAAGACCTGATGATAAACCTGGTTTTGCATTTACAATACGAAAACGTGGTGTCTCTTCAACTGCATTATATGGTATACAGATTGGGAGTAAAATTGGTGTACGTGGACCCTTTGGAAATTCATTTGATTTGAAAAATGGTAATTTATTATTAATTGGTGGTGGAACTGGTCTTGTTCCACTATTGCGTCTTGCGAAATCAACTACTACAAATGATCATGTGACTTTGATTATTGGCTCTAAATCTAAAGATGAAGTGTTATTTGAAAATTTTGCAAACAAATTACTTGAAAATCAACCACATGATGTTATCGTTACTACAGAAGATAATGATTATGGTCACAAAGGTTTTCCAACTGATGTGATGACCCAATTATATAATGATGATAAGGAGTTTGATGCTGTGTACACTTGTGGTCCTGAACTTTTAATGTCCAAAGTAGTTGATGAATCTAATTCTAGGGGATTTTTTGTTCAAGCTAGTATAGAGCGAATGATGAAATGTGGGATTGGCATGTGTGGTAGCTGCTGCTTTGGTAATCTGATATCTTGTAGAGACGGTACTGTTTTTGACGGTCCAACATTGGCAAGCAACCCTGAATTTGGTAAATCCTACAGAAATAAATCTGGCTCATTGGAACAATATTAA
- a CDS encoding C2H2-type zinc finger protein: MLSVDCREIGEIKNDLLVYVADNISAIPTIQSHGFALSSIDDTIIDKELVVTEIKSFFDSINARQNFAVISNDKNITIKALTDKKFHSEPTSESLFTCTHCSYITPYEVDYNNHVKIHYL, translated from the coding sequence ATGCTTAGTGTTGACTGTAGGGAAATTGGGGAAATTAAAAACGATCTTCTTGTATACGTAGCTGACAATATATCTGCCATACCTACTATACAATCACATGGATTTGCATTATCTTCCATAGATGATACTATTATTGATAAAGAATTAGTTGTTACAGAAATTAAAAGTTTTTTTGATTCAATAAATGCACGACAAAACTTTGCGGTGATTAGTAACGATAAAAATATTACAATAAAAGCATTAACAGATAAGAAATTTCACAGTGAACCTACTTCAGAATCATTGTTTACGTGTACACATTGTAGTTATATTACACCCTATGAAGTCGATTACAATAATCATGTAAAGATTCATTATCTGTGA
- a CDS encoding fibrillarin-like rRNA/tRNA 2'-O-methyltransferase gives MREFLDRVVSYRKNIIPIIHDARQPKTYEGIYGTVDIIYSDIAQPDQTNIAIANCERYLKKDGIFFMVIKTRSINVIKNPRQVVDEEIKKLKKKFEIIQIINLEPFDKDHFMVVAMFNR, from the coding sequence CTGAGAGAATTTCTAGACAGAGTAGTATCATATAGAAAGAATATCATACCCATAATTCATGATGCAAGACAGCCCAAGACGTATGAAGGAATTTATGGTACTGTAGATATAATTTATTCAGATATTGCTCAGCCAGATCAGACAAACATAGCAATTGCAAATTGTGAGAGATATCTAAAAAAAGATGGGATATTTTTTATGGTAATAAAGACTAGAAGTATCAATGTTATAAAGAATCCAAGACAAGTGGTAGATGAGGAAATAAAAAAATTAAAAAAGAAATTTGAAATTATACAGATTATTAATTTAGAACCATTTGATAAAGATCATTTTATGGTTGTTGCAATGTTTAACAGATGA
- the rnhB gene encoding ribonuclease HII has product MQVCGVDEAGRGSVLGPLVVAGISIEKSKIRKLKSIGVKDSKKLSAARRKILYDEIIEIVDDYEIIPIYPRSIDPIVRRHKLNALEAKYMGRIIDRLKPNISYVDSCDVKPARFANTISQYVHNIPVKSYHHADSRFHVVSAASILAKVTRDKFIYKLNRYYTLGSGYPSDPITIRFLSIYVKKYKTLPSFTRKSWKPVQALLKKHHLLNIATTIK; this is encoded by the coding sequence ATGCAGGTATGTGGGGTTGATGAAGCTGGTCGTGGTTCTGTTTTGGGTCCACTAGTTGTAGCTGGTATATCTATTGAAAAATCAAAAATTCGTAAACTTAAATCTATAGGCGTAAAGGACTCTAAAAAATTATCTGCTGCTAGGCGTAAAATTCTATACGATGAAATCATTGAAATCGTAGATGACTATGAAATCATTCCAATCTATCCTAGAAGTATTGATCCCATTGTACGTCGTCATAAATTAAATGCGTTAGAGGCCAAGTATATGGGTCGCATAATTGATAGATTAAAGCCCAACATATCTTATGTTGATTCCTGCGATGTAAAGCCGGCACGATTTGCAAATACAATCTCTCAATATGTTCACAACATTCCTGTTAAATCGTATCATCATGCTGATAGTAGATTTCATGTAGTGTCTGCTGCCTCTATACTTGCCAAGGTGACACGTGATAAATTCATCTATAAATTAAATAGATACTACACTCTAGGTAGTGGTTATCCTTCTGATCCCATCACCATTCGTTTTCTTTCTATTTATGTTAAAAAATATAAAACATTACCATCATTTACACGAAAAAGTTGGAAACCCGTTCAAGCACTACTTAAAAAACATCATCTGTTAAACATTGCAACAACCATAAAATGA
- a CDS encoding 30S ribosomal protein S30e, which translates to MATHGSLTKAGKVRGQTPKVEGRKRVGTTSSLRNKNNFKKRFSLMRVPGQNKPNQRRRTR; encoded by the coding sequence ATGGCAACTCACGGTTCGCTTACTAAAGCAGGTAAGGTTAGAGGACAAACTCCAAAAGTTGAAGGTCGCAAACGCGTTGGCACCACTTCTAGTCTTCGTAATAAAAATAATTTTAAAAAACGATTTTCTCTAATGCGTGTACCGGGTCAAAACAAACCAAACCAACGTAGAAGAACACGTTAA
- a CDS encoding fibrillarin-like rRNA/tRNA 2'-O-methyltransferase, whose amino-acid sequence MIHDDYNFVWVRADGREQIATENYVPGNKVYGERLVLKNKIEYRVWDPFRSKLAACIMNKLELFPFKRGSSVLYLGASTGTTVSHISDIVGSQGIIFGVEHTSRVAERISRQSSII is encoded by the coding sequence TTGATTCACGATGATTATAATTTTGTATGGGTCAGAGCAGATGGAAGAGAACAAATTGCAACTGAAAATTATGTGCCAGGAAATAAAGTATATGGCGAAAGACTTGTTTTAAAAAATAAAATTGAATACAGAGTATGGGATCCATTTAGAAGTAAACTTGCAGCATGTATAATGAACAAATTAGAGTTATTTCCATTCAAAAGAGGTTCATCAGTGCTATACTTGGGAGCGTCTACAGGTACAACTGTAAGTCATATATCAGATATTGTCGGTTCACAGGGAATAATTTTTGGTGTAGAACATACAAGTAGAGTAGCTGAGAGAATTTCTAGACAGAGTAGTATCATATAG
- a CDS encoding NAD(P)-dependent oxidoreductase: MDKIGIIGTGMLGRAIAKRLLDLDYNVIVYNRTRSKAQKLAKYGAKVKDSPKLVAKESERIITVVRDADAVNEICFGKDGVMDGISQGTIIADMSTIDPTESKKIAKKFAGKKIQMLDIPVMGGPDVASQGGLIMMAAGNKSAYNKCSRIFDSLASERFFLGKNGTAHAVKLSMNLQISMLALAISEGITLAERTSVDPKTFLDILNSTYFKTGMSKNKAYKMIKNEFNPTFTLENLAKDLNTITTAAKTFGITLPITTQVEKIYEKAKKEGFGKLDYTGILNYIKKIQK, translated from the coding sequence ATGGACAAAATTGGAATTATCGGCACAGGTATGCTAGGTAGAGCAATAGCAAAACGTCTTTTAGATTTAGATTATAACGTAATTGTGTATAATAGAACTAGAAGCAAAGCACAAAAATTAGCAAAATATGGTGCTAAAGTAAAAGATAGTCCAAAATTAGTAGCAAAAGAATCAGAGCGAATAATTACAGTTGTAAGAGATGCAGATGCTGTAAATGAAATCTGTTTTGGAAAAGATGGAGTAATGGATGGAATATCTCAAGGTACAATTATCGCAGATATGAGTACGATTGATCCTACAGAATCAAAAAAGATAGCAAAAAAATTTGCAGGGAAAAAGATACAAATGTTGGACATACCAGTAATGGGAGGACCAGATGTAGCATCACAAGGTGGATTAATTATGATGGCAGCGGGAAATAAATCAGCATATAACAAATGTAGTAGAATATTTGACTCTCTTGCCAGTGAACGGTTCTTTCTAGGCAAAAATGGAACTGCTCATGCAGTAAAATTATCAATGAATCTTCAAATTAGTATGTTGGCGTTGGCAATATCAGAGGGCATCACATTAGCTGAGAGGACATCTGTAGATCCAAAAACATTTCTAGATATTTTAAATTCCACATATTTTAAAACAGGAATGAGTAAAAACAAGGCATACAAGATGATTAAAAATGAATTCAATCCAACATTTACACTTGAAAATCTTGCCAAAGATCTAAACACTATCACAACTGCAGCCAAAACATTTGGAATTACTCTTCCAATTACTACACAAGTTGAAAAAATTTATGAAAAAGCCAAAAAAGAGGGATTTGGGAAATTAGACTATACAGGTATATTGAACTATATTAAAAAAATTCAAAAATAA
- a CDS encoding ribonucleotide-diphosphate reductase subunit beta: MNNIIMTELGIIVTKDDTYVESFAFNGVSQFMQVKEEGMKELNQWCRTQEDVALVNDLNLYENLKRKDLDVRMMTEVQIDDIQFSKPELLIKAGFANDQNDAMKKLHDFALELSSTKITIASSSVDLHVIQAISSLDELDKITNALSARLKEWYGLHFPELENIVDSIPGYAKVAFAGRKEDLTEQVFKDAGFPESKIQMLEVIKQKSRGGEIDDNSIKIIQNISKHILDLYEQRKILEEHVETQMVKVAPNLTAGLGATVGARILTRAGSLRRLSTMPSSTIQVLGAEKALFRALKTGSQPPKHGILFQHAVVHAAPRWQRGKIARAVAAKAAIASRVDEHGGGLNQTLLDSLNIRVTEITEKYKEPPEPKMRQEFGDRGFRRGEDRGGRRHNDRDGGRHNDRDRGRHNDRDGGQKRRYDTRDNKRTKNVKGKKRKRFDSR, from the coding sequence ATGAATAATATCATCATGACAGAATTGGGCATAATAGTTACCAAGGATGACACATATGTGGAATCATTTGCGTTTAATGGAGTAAGCCAATTCATGCAAGTAAAAGAAGAAGGCATGAAAGAGTTGAATCAATGGTGTAGAACACAAGAAGATGTCGCACTAGTAAACGATTTGAATTTGTACGAAAATTTGAAAAGAAAAGATCTAGATGTACGTATGATGACCGAAGTACAAATTGATGATATTCAATTCTCAAAACCAGAATTATTAATCAAAGCAGGTTTTGCAAATGATCAAAATGATGCAATGAAAAAATTACACGATTTTGCACTAGAGTTATCATCTACCAAGATAACTATTGCATCTAGTAGTGTAGATTTGCATGTAATTCAGGCAATAAGTTCTCTAGATGAGTTGGATAAAATTACTAATGCATTAAGTGCAAGATTAAAAGAATGGTATGGTTTGCATTTTCCAGAACTTGAAAATATTGTAGACAGTATACCCGGATATGCCAAGGTTGCGTTTGCTGGAAGAAAAGAAGATTTAACAGAACAAGTGTTCAAAGATGCAGGATTTCCAGAATCTAAAATTCAAATGCTAGAGGTAATTAAACAAAAAAGCAGAGGCGGGGAGATTGATGATAACAGTATAAAAATAATACAAAATATTTCAAAACATATTTTAGATTTATATGAACAACGAAAAATTTTAGAAGAGCATGTAGAGACACAGATGGTAAAGGTCGCCCCTAATCTTACAGCTGGACTAGGTGCGACTGTGGGGGCAAGAATATTGACAAGAGCAGGAAGTTTGAGAAGGTTATCCACTATGCCATCAAGTACCATTCAAGTATTAGGGGCAGAAAAGGCGTTATTCAGAGCACTAAAGACAGGATCCCAGCCACCAAAACACGGAATCTTATTCCAACATGCAGTGGTACATGCAGCTCCACGATGGCAACGTGGAAAAATTGCAAGAGCAGTAGCTGCAAAGGCGGCAATTGCATCCAGGGTAGATGAACACGGAGGAGGTTTAAACCAAACACTTCTAGATAGTTTAAACATCAGAGTAACAGAAATTACTGAAAAGTACAAAGAACCACCAGAGCCAAAGATGAGACAAGAATTTGGGGACAGGGGATTTAGACGTGGTGAAGACAGAGGCGGACGTAGACATAACGATAGAGACGGAGGTAGACATAACGATAGAGATAGAGGTAGACATAACGATAGAGACGGAGGACAAAAACGTAGATATGATACTAGAGATAACAAGAGAACGAAAAATGTTAAAGGTAAAAAGAGAAAACGATTTGATTCACGATGA
- a CDS encoding tRNA (guanine-N1)-methyltransferase — protein sequence MDDLIQITEGTTKLLVPRESMSSDVPPKEPAFFNPRAKFNRDLSMIAYGAFVDNFEGPKILLDGMSGIGARSIRAANEISNIETVVLNDVNPSALRIAMKSAEINTVNCKISENETCRFLSEFAKRDNRGSIINLDPFGSPARYLDCALRATMHGGMLAITATDLQVLNGLFQNACLRRYGGIAVRTEYGNEVAIRLMLGCLNHIANRMDITIQPLFVESDMHYYRAYTRILNKPNQDDSEGIIIHCENCGHRTISNQKENCKLCNSNTKHAGPLWIGKLFDKQFVQHMIKYLPKLNLDDKYQRILDVCVDEADMPVSYYTLDDIAKRMQCSPPKLQTAITQIKEAGFIASKTSLNPTGFHTNANIKDVKKILSHDV from the coding sequence TTGGATGACTTGATACAAATCACAGAGGGTACAACAAAACTCCTAGTACCACGTGAGTCAATGAGTAGTGATGTGCCGCCTAAGGAGCCTGCATTCTTTAATCCAAGAGCAAAATTCAATCGAGATTTATCAATGATTGCATATGGAGCATTTGTAGATAATTTTGAAGGTCCAAAAATACTACTAGATGGTATGTCAGGGATAGGCGCACGTAGTATAAGGGCGGCAAATGAAATATCAAATATAGAGACAGTGGTTTTAAATGATGTAAACCCAAGTGCCTTGAGAATTGCAATGAAATCTGCAGAAATTAATACTGTTAATTGTAAGATTAGTGAAAATGAGACATGTAGATTTTTGAGTGAATTTGCTAAAAGAGATAACAGAGGCAGTATAATAAATCTTGATCCATTCGGATCACCTGCAAGATATCTAGATTGTGCATTAAGGGCAACCATGCATGGAGGTATGCTTGCAATTACAGCAACTGATCTTCAAGTGCTAAATGGGTTATTCCAAAATGCATGTTTACGAAGGTATGGAGGGATTGCGGTAAGAACAGAATATGGGAATGAGGTTGCTATAAGACTAATGCTAGGTTGTTTGAACCACATAGCAAATAGAATGGATATCACGATTCAGCCATTATTTGTAGAGAGTGATATGCACTATTACCGTGCATATACAAGAATTTTGAATAAACCGAATCAAGATGATTCGGAGGGGATAATAATTCATTGTGAAAATTGTGGCCATAGAACAATATCAAATCAAAAAGAGAATTGTAAATTATGTAATAGTAATACAAAACATGCAGGTCCCTTGTGGATTGGAAAATTATTTGATAAACAATTTGTTCAACATATGATTAAATATTTGCCAAAATTAAATCTCGATGATAAATATCAAAGAATTTTAGACGTGTGTGTAGATGAGGCCGATATGCCAGTGTCTTATTATACACTAGATGATATTGCAAAAAGAATGCAATGCTCACCTCCAAAATTACAAACTGCAATTACACAAATCAAGGAAGCAGGATTTATAGCATCAAAAACATCATTAAACCCTACTGGATTTCACACAAATGCCAACATCAAGGATGTAAAAAAGATTCTATCTCATGACGTATAG
- a CDS encoding radical SAM protein, whose product MTTPKIVLTANRTLMSTYRNISLATFFGCAPALDPNRKKSSFLYKVLGNQVTPKLLFDFICNPISHTNGVANYAPYGLRKIEAGLLRDGFKREDVIIAHPDHLDKFIGPQTEVVGTYEMDPLGMGPVTMTFTYGRKQMSYDEFYTRDFHRKINSAKKKNNSRAKVIVGASGTWQYNLDPAKIEEYGIYAILESELGGIAPEVDGHAGRFFKYLINNEFENMDPFRKRSDFKVNIKEFKRDEKTHHGRFVNFWDRPELEEIPAIVEPSMHGMIEVMRGCGRGCKFCDVTLRALRYYSPEMVKKEIEINLKKGKSTSAWVHSDDIFVYGMDPRTTKNMEPNRDAMEDLFKAIMSTGIEHTNPTHGTLAGAIADEKLLPSISKIIRSGPSNITGIQCGFETGSIRLIEKYADRKLAPYSPSEWHWVLKEGVKTLNENYWVPAFTLIMGLDNDETPEDSWETIRIISELEQEQPDSMFTATPLTFVPIGLLEKSDFFNIGNEMDPSQLGVMYKTWQHNFKYGIKKFMTKTGGHSKMHRLLFNGIARSLGNVPLGAMERFARRSSKEHERVLEKIKAQYW is encoded by the coding sequence ATGACCACACCTAAGATTGTACTAACCGCAAATCGTACCCTCATGTCCACCTATCGTAATATTTCTTTGGCTACATTCTTTGGATGCGCCCCTGCACTAGACCCTAATCGTAAGAAGAGTAGTTTTTTGTACAAAGTTTTAGGTAATCAAGTCACACCCAAACTTTTATTCGATTTTATCTGTAATCCCATATCTCATACGAATGGTGTGGCCAACTATGCACCATATGGTTTGAGAAAAATTGAGGCTGGTCTTTTGCGTGATGGGTTTAAACGTGAAGATGTAATAATTGCGCATCCTGATCATCTTGATAAATTCATTGGCCCTCAAACTGAGGTCGTTGGAACATATGAAATGGATCCATTAGGTATGGGTCCAGTTACAATGACATTCACATATGGTAGAAAACAAATGTCTTATGATGAATTTTACACAAGAGATTTTCATCGAAAAATAAATTCTGCTAAAAAGAAAAATAATAGTCGTGCAAAAGTAATTGTAGGAGCTTCTGGTACATGGCAATATAATCTTGATCCTGCTAAAATTGAAGAATATGGAATTTATGCAATACTTGAAAGTGAGCTTGGTGGTATTGCACCTGAAGTAGATGGACATGCAGGTAGATTTTTCAAGTATTTAATCAATAATGAATTTGAAAATATGGATCCGTTTAGAAAACGAAGTGACTTTAAAGTTAACATTAAAGAATTTAAACGAGATGAAAAGACTCATCATGGTAGATTTGTCAATTTTTGGGATCGTCCAGAGCTCGAAGAGATACCTGCAATTGTAGAACCAAGTATGCATGGAATGATTGAGGTTATGCGTGGGTGTGGTCGTGGTTGTAAGTTTTGTGATGTGACTCTGCGTGCACTCCGATACTATTCCCCCGAGATGGTAAAAAAAGAGATTGAGATAAACTTGAAGAAGGGAAAAAGTACATCTGCATGGGTACATAGTGATGACATCTTTGTGTATGGCATGGATCCTCGTACTACGAAAAATATGGAGCCTAATCGTGATGCCATGGAGGACTTGTTTAAAGCAATTATGTCTACTGGTATTGAGCATACAAACCCAACACATGGAACACTAGCCGGTGCAATAGCTGATGAAAAATTATTACCAAGTATATCAAAAATTATACGATCTGGTCCTTCTAATATCACCGGTATACAATGTGGATTTGAAACTGGTAGTATTAGACTCATTGAAAAATATGCTGATCGAAAACTTGCACCTTATTCTCCATCTGAATGGCATTGGGTACTAAAGGAAGGTGTAAAGACATTAAATGAGAATTATTGGGTTCCTGCATTTACTTTGATAATGGGTTTAGATAATGATGAAACTCCTGAAGACTCTTGGGAGACTATACGAATAATTAGTGAATTAGAACAAGAACAACCCGATTCCATGTTTACAGCTACTCCTCTTACATTTGTACCAATTGGTTTGTTAGAAAAATCAGATTTCTTTAATATTGGTAATGAAATGGATCCGTCTCAATTAGGTGTCATGTATAAGACCTGGCAACACAACTTCAAGTATGGTATCAAAAAATTCATGACTAAAACTGGAGGGCACAGTAAAATGCACAGGCTACTCTTCAACGGCATTGCTCGAAGTCTTGGCAATGTACCTCTAGGCGCTATGGAACGATTTGCTAGACGAAGTAGTAAAGAACATGAAAGAGTACTTGAGAAAATCAAAGCTCAATATTGGTAA
- a CDS encoding transcriptional regulator, with protein sequence MAKSSTSKKNSSKINQKNRFKLESEKKARMKLAEEQHKKRLKEETQRKARRLKEETERKAKRAKEESEKKARMKLAEEQHKKRLKEETQRKARRLKEETERKAKRAKEESEKKARMLKVERDRKIRKQQEAKTKQEKQKQLRVLKQEREKAKRKLLQERKIRQAKIEHERMIKRKKLESEKLARRKQRESEKKERDMRKAEEKKIKDEKRASVLAAREETRRKKELLKVKTLEEELEEKLSTHEIEGFQLEQVDMELLTNHICDVVMGYDAEGILQKELWDMLKLDDKDGARLALKLERMGLIARKKILVDGRWTYRLILKKTPVSTISLLNAPCLTCEVEQKCTSDGDISPKTCQVLEDWVFITKKRLKTHETA encoded by the coding sequence ATGGCAAAATCTTCTACGTCAAAGAAAAATAGTTCAAAAATTAACCAGAAAAACCGTTTCAAACTTGAATCTGAAAAAAAAGCCCGTATGAAATTAGCAGAAGAACAACATAAAAAACGACTCAAAGAAGAGACTCAACGTAAAGCTAGACGACTCAAAGAAGAGACTGAACGAAAAGCTAAACGAGCTAAAGAAGAATCTGAAAAAAAAGCCCGTATGAAATTAGCAGAAGAACAACATAAAAAACGACTCAAAGAAGAGACTCAACGTAAAGCTAGACGACTCAAAGAAGAGACTGAACGAAAAGCTAAACGAGCTAAAGAAGAGTCTGAAAAAAAAGCCCGTATGTTAAAGGTAGAGCGAGATCGTAAAATACGTAAACAACAAGAAGCAAAAACAAAGCAAGAAAAACAAAAACAACTTCGTGTATTGAAACAAGAAAGGGAAAAAGCTAAGCGTAAACTTCTTCAAGAACGTAAAATTCGTCAAGCAAAAATAGAACACGAGCGTATGATAAAACGGAAAAAACTAGAATCTGAAAAATTGGCTAGACGAAAACAACGTGAATCTGAAAAGAAAGAACGTGATATGAGAAAGGCAGAAGAAAAGAAAATCAAAGATGAGAAACGTGCATCTGTTCTTGCTGCACGAGAAGAGACACGTCGTAAAAAAGAGTTGTTGAAGGTAAAAACACTCGAAGAAGAACTAGAAGAAAAACTATCTACTCATGAAATAGAGGGTTTTCAATTAGAACAAGTGGATATGGAGTTGCTAACAAATCATATTTGTGATGTTGTCATGGGTTATGACGCTGAGGGTATACTTCAAAAAGAATTATGGGACATGCTAAAATTAGATGATAAAGATGGTGCAAGACTAGCTCTTAAACTTGAACGCATGGGTCTAATTGCACGTAAAAAAATTCTTGTTGATGGTAGATGGACATACAGATTAATTTTAAAGAAAACACCTGTGAGTACTATATCTCTTCTAAACGCACCATGCCTTACATGTGAAGTTGAGCAAAAGTGCACATCTGATGGTGATATTAGTCCAAAGACTTGTCAAGTTTTAGAGGATTGGGTATTTATCACAAAAAAACGACTGAAAACACATGAAACTGCTTGA